The Ignavibacteria bacterium genome contains the following window.
AGCTTGAATATCTATCTTATACCGAAAGTAGGGATAATTGGTGCAGTAGTTTCGACGATATTGACGGAAATGTCAATCTTAATTTTTCAATTAATTTATTTATTAACCTTAAATAAAAGATATACTTTTAATGAATGAGAAAAAGCAAATTCTTTTAGTTGGTCGATTTAATCCTTCTGATACATTAACAGGTCCAGAAAAATATGGAAAGAGATTACTTGAATTTTTGAGCGAAAGAAATTATGATGTGGTCTTTTTAGATTTTTTCTTTAAAGACAAAAATGTGAACATATGGAAAAGATTATTCGGGGAACAAATAGTTAACGAAAGGCCTTTGGTTATCAAGTATGGAATTTTTAGAATAATTCTGTTTTTCTTCAAAACTAAGCCTTCTATTGTTCATATAATAAATCTTGAAAGTTTTCAATTTGTCATATTTTTCTTGAAATATTTTATAAATTTTAGATTATTAACAACATTTCATGGATTATTAAAAAAAGAAATAGAAGGTTCTTTTTATAAGCGTAAATTTAATGTAAAACTTAAAATCAAAATTTTAGAGTCACTGGCATTAAAATTAAGTGATAAATTAATATTTGTCTCAAAGTTATTAGAAGAAAAATTTAAAGAAGAATATAAGATAGACATAACAAGATCTGTGATTATAAGTGGTGGCATTGATGAAGAATTTTTTCAACAAGCAAAAAATAAAAATTTTAATGAACCTTATAAATTTATTTTTTATGATCCAAATCCTGAATACGTTAATCGTGGTTTCGATCAAATTTTGAAATCTTTTGAAAAAATGAAAAGTTATGATTTTGAGCTTCATGTTATTGGTAAAGGATTTAAACACGATAAATCAAATACAAAATTTAGGGTGTTTTATTATCAACCTTTTCAGAAAGCTAAATTATTAAAATTTCTAGAGGACAAACATTTTATTGTAAAGGGCAATGCTTTTGATTCATTTTCTATTTTTGTTGTTGAATGCATGGCTTCCGGAATAATTCCAATTGTACATAGAGATATAGGTATGAGTTCAATAATTGAAAATGGTATAAATGGTTTTATATACAAATTAGATAATAACGAAAGTTTAGAAATATTATTTAAGAATTTATTTCAAGGTGATTATGATTTAGAAAAAATTTCTAGTAATTGTATAAAATCAGTTGAGTCGTTAAGGTGGAGTAATATTCTGAAAAGTTATTTAAACATTTATGCAAAATAAAAAAATCAAAATCTGTCATATTGCACACAAATTAACGGGTAAATCTGATGGGGTTTTCACACATTTAAAAATGCTTTTTGAATTGTTAGATAAAAATAAATTTGAGCAAATTTTAATGTACTCTGGTAATGAACCAATTATTGATGCATATGCCAGATCTGTTGGTGTAAAAGTTTATAATATCTCCGAGCTTAATAAAAAGTTGCCAATAAAATTATTCTTTAAAATTTTTAGAATACTGAAAGAAGAAAATGTAGATATAATTCATACACATCTAGTTAAACCTTATATTTTCGCTGGATTAATTAATATAAAATTGAGGAAAAAATTAATCTTTAACTATCATGGTGTCTTTATTTTTAGTGACTTTTACAATTTGCTTGAAAAACTTTTTCTGACTCTATTACACAAAATAATTTTAAGCCGAAGAGCGGTTAATTTATGGGTATTTCCTTCTAGGTTACTTAGGGATAAATTAATTAATAATTATGGATATAGAGGGAGCACCAGAGTCTATTATAATGGTTATCCAATGCACAAGTCCACTTCTGATTATAATTTTTCAAAATTAGTAGATGAAATCAAGAAAATTCGATTTGGCTATTTTTTAGTTGGGATAATAGGACGTGTCGATACTCATAAGAGAATTGATATCGCTTTGAAAGTATTGAAAAATTTAGTTCAAAATAAACTTAATGTATTTTTTGCCATTATTGGTGATGGGGATAAAATTGAGGAAATGAAGGAAGAAACAAAAATTTTAAATATCTCTGAACGAGTAAAATTTTTTGGTTATGTACCAGATATAAAAAATTATTTTAATTATTTTGATTTAATATTAATCACATCAGAAGCAGAAGGACTTCCTTTCGTTATCTGGGAAGCGATGTATAATGGAGTACCAGTTGTTTCAAGCGATGTTGGTGGAATTAGAGAAATTCTCGAAGGTGAGAATTGTGGGATTGTTTATCCATTTAATGATCTCGAAAGATGTGTTGAGATTATTACAGATCTGTATTACAATCGTGAAAAACTTAAAATTCTCGGTGAAAATGGTCGCAAAGCAATACTTGAGAAATATAACGAGAAACAGTTTAAACAATTTTTTGAACAGTTATATATCGATTTAGCTGATGAAAAATAGAATAAATATTTTACATATCTCACCAGATTTTAACTATGTATGTGGAGTGAGTAAGTATGTCTATTTAATATTGAAGGGTTTAAAGAAATTTGAGGAGAATGGTCAATTAAGATTATTTTTTCTCACCAATGGAGGAGATGGGCTTGAGAGATTAAAAAGTGTCGGTATTGAACCAAAATTAATGTCTTTTAGAAAAGGTTTAAAAAATGTTTTTTATTTTTATAAAAATTTAAAGCAACTCGAGAAATTTTGTCGCAATAATGAAATAAATATAATTCACACACATCACAGATATCCAGAATTATTAGCTAATACATTAAAAAGCAAACTTAATATCAAAACCATTACAACCGTTCACAGTCTAGTTGATGGATATGAAAGACTGAGCTTTAAATCTGATAAAATCATAGCTGTGAGCAAAGCAGTAGAAAAAAATTTAGTTGAAAAATTTGAGGTAAGTAAGGAAAAGATAATTCAAATATATAATCCCATAGATTTTGAAGAGTATGCTCTAAATGATAATGTAATACCAGACAAATCATTAATTGGATTACCACAAAACTCTAAAGTGTTTTTATTCGTTGGTAGATGGACTAAAGTAAAAGGTGTAGATATTTTAATTAAAGCTTTTTCTGAACTTTTTAATATTCATAAAGAATTATATCTGATCTTAATTACTGATATCACTGAAAGAGAAAAGACTAGAATTCAAAGAATTTCAGAGAAGTTTCTATTTATTAAGCCAAGGCAGGATATTCATTACTTTTATAAAATTTGTGATGCTGTTATTCTTCCATCCCGTGTTGAATCTTTTCCATATGCAATGTTGGAAGCTGGTTTATATAAAAAAATATTCATAGGAGCAGACACAGGAGGAATTAAAGAATTTATAATTAATGGTTATAATGGATTTTTATTTGAGTGTTCAAACTATATTTCATTAAAAGGGACAATTAATGATGTATTAAAATTATCAGGAAAAAATAAAATTTTTATACAATCAAATCTGTATCAAAGTATTTTGAATTTATATAATGTTTCAAATTATAGTGTTGAACTTTTGAAAATCTATGATGAGCTTAATCAATAAATTAATCTTAGATAAAAATATTTTATTAAATACTTTTGTTTCAAAGCTGGATAAAAACGAAACTTTTCTATTAACATATTTTAATGCTCATTGTTTCAATTATTATTTTGAATCACAAAAGTATAAAACTTTGCTGGACAATTTTTTTACGGTTTATACTGATGGAGTAGGGGTCTGGCTTTTAATGAAAAGATTAAATAAAAAATATAAACGCTTTAATGCAACTGATGTAAATAAAGATCTTATGAATATTTTAAAAGAAAAGAAAAGATCTTTTATTTTAATTGGTGGAAATTTTGATGAAAAGCTGATATATCAAAAAGCTCAAAAGTTGGGTTTGATAATCGAAAAATATATTAATGGTTATTTAGAGGAGGGAAAAATTGTGGAAAGCATTGATAAATGTGTTTCAAATATTTTCTTTATAGGAATGGGCGTTCCTCAACAAGAAAAGCTGGCTTATAAAATAGCAGAAAAGTATCCAAGTGTAAAAGTTATTTGTGTGGGGAATTTTTTTAATTATTACTTTGGATTTCAAAAGAGGGCACCGAAGTTATTTCAAAATTTATATCTTGAATGGTTTTATCGTTTATTGTCTGAACCACGAAGATTAATAAAAAGATATACAATTGGAAATTTTAAATTTATAATTAGAGCATTATCGATTAAAGATGAATCAAAATAGAATAAAGTATAAATACACTCTTAATTTTATTTTGAAGTCGATTATTCTGGCGTTAATTATTTTTATCGTTTTGTACGAAGTGTTTTTGAAAGATTATGTTTTAAGATTTATTCAAGGAAACGATGACCTTCTTGACCAAAATTATTATTCTGATATATTTCTTTCAGGGACAATTAGTTTAATAATTATTTTATTTCTACTCACCATCGTTTTATTATTTAAATCAAAGATTAATGAATTTTTAAATAATGTAAGTCTTAAAACTTTATTAGGGTTTTGTTTGATAATGCAAATTTTATTTCAATTAATAATATTGTTCACAATTCAAACAGTTCCTATTTCTGATTCAATATTTTATATAGAGCATGCAAAGAGATTAGCAGAAACAGGTAAGTACCTTTCAAGCTCTAATAATTACACAGCATTTTGGCCCGTTGGTTTACCAGCACTCTTATCCATATTTTATTATTTTAATTTAGATGCAATCTTTTACACTAAATTAATTAATATTTTAATGTCCTTCTTTTTACTAATTATTCTGTTCAAAATCTTTCAACTTTATTTAAAAGAAAAATCTCTTAAGTATTTTTTAATATCTTGGACATTTTTCCCTAATAACTTATTTGCATCACAGGTTATCCTAACAGAACTTCCTTTCACTTTTCTTACCTGGTTAAGTATTTTTTTAGTCTTTAAAAGTAAAAGTTTCAAGAGCAACTTAAATATCTTTTTGGCTGGTTTAACTGCATCTCTTTCAACATTTTTTAGAGCTAATGGATTACTGGTTTTAATGATATTGGGTATAATATTAATATTTGAGAAAGGATTTCAATTAAAGAAAATTCTAATTCTTTTTCTTAGTTTTTTAATTCCAATATCCTTCTGGGTTTATAGAAATTATTTACATTTTGGTAGAATAGTTATTTCGTCGACAAATGGTGGCTATATTTTTTTAATGGGGAATAATCCAGCTTCCAATGGTAAAGTAAATTTTAATTTTAGCTATGATTTCTCAAATCCAAATGAAGTTGATGAGAGTAACAAGGCATACTTAAAGGGTTTTGAGTTTATTAAAACTCATCCAAAAAAATTTTTGGAAATAGGTTTTAAAAAAATATTTTATTCCTATTGGCGTGGGGATTATAACATAACATGGGCATTAAAGAATACAAAAAACTATGTTCATCCAATCATAAGAAGTACAATTTTCTTTTTAACTAATTCGTACTTTTATATTGTTATCTTGTTGAGTTTATTTGTTTTAATTACGAAAGCTAAAATTATTTTAAAAAATAAATTTAATTATCCCTTATTTGCTTTGATGTTTTTTACACTTGCGTTAATATTTATTTATGTGGGATCAGAGAGATATATTGCACCTATCTTACCAATTCACTTTTATTTAGCAAGTTTAGTATTCGATTTCGATGACTAAGATATTACTTAATTATTTTGAAAAACCTCAAAGCATAATAATTTTTATTCTTTCGTTATTGTTTTTACTAATAGGCACTGTCCTAATAAATTTTGTCTTCCAAAATGAAATTAAAATTTATGATCCTCGATATCTTCAATTAGCAAATAATCTTTACTATAAAAATTCAATTACCATTGTTTGGGGTGTTACAGATAATCCAGATAAAATAATGATTAACCCTTACAACATACAGAAAGGAATTTATAATAATTGGTTCCCAATAGGTTATGCAATCTTTATTTATCTAATTATGAATTTAAATGAAGATTATGCCTTAATTCTAACAATAGTTCAATTTTTAATCTTCTCATTTATTCCATTAATCTTTTACAATCTCTGTCTTCTTGTCTGGCGAAACGATAGAAAGAAGTTTCTTTATTCATTTTTAGCGACAATTATTTTTATATTTAATCCATATTATATGGTGTCTCCATTTTGGAAAACTGATAGTTGGTTCAACATTCTATTTACAATTTCAGGTTTTTACTTATTTCTAAAATTGCTTCAAGATCCAACATTCATAAATTCTATATTTTTAATTTTAATTTTAGGCTTAACATTCTTTTTTCGACCTATAATTACATTTAGTTTTTTAATATACTTCATAATTATGTGTTTAATAGATAGAGAGAGAAAAAATTTAAGAAAAATTCTTAGTCCAGTTATTCTTTCCTTGACAACTATCATTCTTTTGTGGGGAATTAGGAATTTCTTGTTATTTGGCGAATTTGATTTCACAAACTCAAGTTTAGGATATAACCTGTGGTTAGGTAATAATGAATACACTAATGAGTATTTAAAAAAATATTGTGGTGATGGTGGAGCTATTGAAGATTATATAATCCCAAAGTTTGATAATAAATGGAAATTTTTAAGTAATTACTCGGAGTATGAAAAACAAGATTTCTTTAAAAATCAGGCAATTCACTTTATTATAAATAACCCATTTAAAACAATTGAAAATATGTTTTTAAAACTTTTGGGTTTTTATTCTCCTTTTAGAGTAAGAAATGGACATTGGAGCGATTCTAAAATTAAAAATTTAGCTTTTATGTTACACCAGGTACCAATTATTTTACTTGCGACTATAACAATCTTTAGGTTAATATTCTTTAAATATCGAAAAGATTATTTAAAGTATTTGTTGATTTTTCTAATTTGTTTTACAGTACCTTATCTACTTTTTTTTAGTATGTACAGGTTTAGAGCTCCTATAGATTTTATCTTAATCATTTTTTTTGTAGAGGCTTTAATTTTGATAAAAAATTTAATTAAACTAAATATTCGAAAACACAATTTGTTATCAGAACATTAAAGAGATCAGTACTGACTTTAAATGACTATTTTGAATTTTTGAAAGCAATTAAATTATTCTGAGGTGGTTATGTTTCTCAAATATTTTTATTTACTGATAATAATTTTTTGCCAGTTTGTTTTCGCTTTTGATAAAATAATAAAACGCAGTGATAATGGTTTTGAAGTTAATCTACAATTTCAGATATCTGAATTTAAGAAAGCTAAAATTGGTGTTTATGATAAATTTGATTTTTTTCTTGCAGAAGATGAAAGCAAGGCGGGACTGCCAAAACTTCCTTCTAAGGTAGTTTTTATTGCAATTCCTCCGCAATCAAAAGTTAATATTCAATTAGTGGATAAAAAATATACTGAATTTGAAAATGTTCTTGTTGAATTAAATAAAAAACCTATCTTAAAAGATACATTAGTCGTATACGAAGATTTTTCTATTCAAGAGGCTAACTATTTAAGAAATTATGAATACTATCCACAGGATGAATTTGAAGTAATCGATTACATCTGGATAAGGGATTATTACTGTGCTGTTGTTCAAATAAACACTCACCGATATTCTTTTAATGAGAAACGATTAAAAATTTTAGATGAATGTAAATTAAATGTAAATTATTCAGAACAAAGTCCTTCCTTTATTAAAAGTAATAGCCAACCAGGATTTTTCGATGATATTTTGAAAGATATAATTGTAAACTTTGAAGAAGCAAAAGATTTTCGTTCGATAAATCCAACTTTGACAAAACAGGATACAACTGATTATTGGATTGATTATTCAAAAGATTACATAAAGCTTGCTATACCTGAAGACAATATTTATAGAATTACTTATAATGACCTGGTTAGTTTTGGTGTTAATCCATCCTTAATCAATCCAAGAACTTTCAAATTATTTAGAATGGGTAAAGAGATACCGATTTTTGTAAAAGGAGAAGATGATCTTCATTTTAATCAAGATGATTATATAGAGTTCTGGGCAGAAAAGAATTATTCATATCAGGATTATAGAAGAATTGTGAATTGGCGTGAAGACTATATTAACTTTATGAATAGATATAGTGATACTTCGATAGTATGGTTAACCTGGGATGGAAATTATGGAAAGAGAGTTTCATTTGATGAAATTCCATCTATTCAAGCTCAGGATACTTTATATTCTCATATTGTAAAGCAGCATTTTGAGAAGGATGTTCGTCTATGGTATTATGATGCTCTTGAACCAAGAGTTCAAATTCCAGATTGGCAGGAAAATAAAGTCTTTACCTGGCAGGTAATTGGTAATGGTGGATCGATTGCATTTAATTTTCAGGCGAGAGATTTTTTATCAAATACACCAGTCAAAGTCATTACCAGATTAATTAGTTATGCGTCAAGTGGAAATGTGAATGCTCACAAACATGGATTAAGTTTAAATAGTACAACCCCAAAGGACACCATTACTTATAATTTTAGGCAGACAGTTAATCTGGTTGGTAATTACAATTCAAACCAATTGGTTACTGGAAATAATATCATTAGAGTTTTTGGTATTCCAACTCAAGCGAGTTTTCATCAATCTTTAATAGACTGGGTTGATGTAGAGTACTATAGGAGAAACATTGTTTTTAACGATACATTATTGATATTAATTCCAGATACAGTTCAGAAAGATTTGAGAGTAATAAAGATTGAGGGTGTGACTTTCCCTGATTCAGAATTTGTGATTTATAAAGTCAGTTCTGATTACAAAAAAATTGTTAATTCCTTAACCACAGGTTCTAACTACGGAACAATTTTTTTGATAGATAGTGTCGGTGGCGGAGATAAATATTATCTAACAAGAATTAATCGTATTTCGAAACCAATTTTCAAAGAGAAGAAACAATTTGTCAATCTTCGAAATCCAAATCGGGGTGCTGATTATATTTTATTGACTACTAAAATTTTATCACAATCGAGTGAACAGTACAAAAATTTCATAAATCAGACTTATAATTTAAGAACGGAGCTTGTATTTGTTGAAGATATTTTTGATGAATTTTCATATGGTCAGGTGGAGGCAGAAGCAATAAAAAGATTTTTGATATCGGCTTATTCTAGATGGCAAGCACCTAAACCATCATATCTTACAATAATTGGTGATGCCAATTATGATTACAAGGATGTGGTTTCACCGGCACCAACACCAAGAAAGAAAAATATGGTTACTTCTTATGGAAATCCCGTTAGTGATGTATGGTATGTGATGTGGGATTCAGTTAACGTTTATATTCCACAAATGTTTGTAGGTAGAATACCGGCAATAAATGATAACCAGGTTTTAGCATATCTTTCTAAGCATCAAAAGTATATCACCAGACGATATGATGAATTCAATAAAACATTTTTGTTTTTCAGTGGTGGAGATGGAAACAATCCATCTCAAATTGAGCAAATAAAACAAACGAATGATTTTCTATACCAGAA
Protein-coding sequences here:
- a CDS encoding glycosyltransferase family 4 protein yields the protein MNEKKQILLVGRFNPSDTLTGPEKYGKRLLEFLSERNYDVVFLDFFFKDKNVNIWKRLFGEQIVNERPLVIKYGIFRIILFFFKTKPSIVHIINLESFQFVIFFLKYFINFRLLTTFHGLLKKEIEGSFYKRKFNVKLKIKILESLALKLSDKLIFVSKLLEEKFKEEYKIDITRSVIISGGIDEEFFQQAKNKNFNEPYKFIFYDPNPEYVNRGFDQILKSFEKMKSYDFELHVIGKGFKHDKSNTKFRVFYYQPFQKAKLLKFLEDKHFIVKGNAFDSFSIFVVECMASGIIPIVHRDIGMSSIIENGINGFIYKLDNNESLEILFKNLFQGDYDLEKISSNCIKSVESLRWSNILKSYLNIYAK
- a CDS encoding glycosyltransferase: MQNKKIKICHIAHKLTGKSDGVFTHLKMLFELLDKNKFEQILMYSGNEPIIDAYARSVGVKVYNISELNKKLPIKLFFKIFRILKEENVDIIHTHLVKPYIFAGLINIKLRKKLIFNYHGVFIFSDFYNLLEKLFLTLLHKIILSRRAVNLWVFPSRLLRDKLINNYGYRGSTRVYYNGYPMHKSTSDYNFSKLVDEIKKIRFGYFLVGIIGRVDTHKRIDIALKVLKNLVQNKLNVFFAIIGDGDKIEEMKEETKILNISERVKFFGYVPDIKNYFNYFDLILITSEAEGLPFVIWEAMYNGVPVVSSDVGGIREILEGENCGIVYPFNDLERCVEIITDLYYNREKLKILGENGRKAILEKYNEKQFKQFFEQLYIDLADEK
- a CDS encoding glycosyltransferase family 4 protein encodes the protein MKNRINILHISPDFNYVCGVSKYVYLILKGLKKFEENGQLRLFFLTNGGDGLERLKSVGIEPKLMSFRKGLKNVFYFYKNLKQLEKFCRNNEINIIHTHHRYPELLANTLKSKLNIKTITTVHSLVDGYERLSFKSDKIIAVSKAVEKNLVEKFEVSKEKIIQIYNPIDFEEYALNDNVIPDKSLIGLPQNSKVFLFVGRWTKVKGVDILIKAFSELFNIHKELYLILITDITEREKTRIQRISEKFLFIKPRQDIHYFYKICDAVILPSRVESFPYAMLEAGLYKKIFIGADTGGIKEFIINGYNGFLFECSNYISLKGTINDVLKLSGKNKIFIQSNLYQSILNLYNVSNYSVELLKIYDELNQ
- a CDS encoding WecB/TagA/CpsF family glycosyltransferase; this encodes MMSLINKLILDKNILLNTFVSKLDKNETFLLTYFNAHCFNYYFESQKYKTLLDNFFTVYTDGVGVWLLMKRLNKKYKRFNATDVNKDLMNILKEKKRSFILIGGNFDEKLIYQKAQKLGLIIEKYINGYLEEGKIVESIDKCVSNIFFIGMGVPQQEKLAYKIAEKYPSVKVICVGNFFNYYFGFQKRAPKLFQNLYLEWFYRLLSEPRRLIKRYTIGNFKFIIRALSIKDESK